A genome region from Triticum aestivum cultivar Chinese Spring chromosome 2B, IWGSC CS RefSeq v2.1, whole genome shotgun sequence includes the following:
- the LOC123044048 gene encoding putative glycine-rich cell wall structural protein 1, with amino-acid sequence MATSTKLVALAFVVLVSIGFTNASRMLASSSSAGGGGGGGGGGGSSSGGGGSGWGHGAGGGGGLGYGENGGDSSNKYNFAKGLGGGGGHGAGGGSQGGSGSGSGSGGGNGVGSSGSASAPSGNGYASADGQGGGGGGGGGADGSSGSGAGKGVGQGEGESGIATAPAVAHSAGGDSYSEAGGGGNGGGGGDGGNGGGNGAGAGQAASDDTSGGNASGGGSGNGGGQGGGVAQGPSMGVGSGSGIGGGRTGSTGSYGQGYAAGTGAGTGGGEGGSNNGGFGGGGGSGSGSGSGGYP; translated from the coding sequence ATGGCTACTAGCACTAAGCTTGTAGCTCTTGCCTTTGTTGTCCTCGTGAGCATTGGGTTCACCAATGCTTCAAGGATGTTGGCTAGCTCCTCAAGTGCTGGAGGTGGAGGCgggggaggcggaggtggtggcagcTCGTCGGGAGGGGGTGGCAGTGGATGGGGGCATGGGGCTGGAGGAGGTGGTGGCTTGGGATATGGCGAGAACGGTGGAGATTCCAGTAACAAGTATAACTTTGCCAAGGGACTTGGTGGAGGAGGGGGGCATGGTGCTGGCGGTGGTTCTCAAGGCGGATCCGGATCCGGTTCCGGCTCTGGCGGTGGCAACGGTGTTGGTTCGAGTGGCTCAGCGTCAGCCCCTAGTGGCAATGGGTATGCCAGTGCTGATggtcagggtgggggcggtggtggaggtggtggcgcaGATGGGTCAAGCGGATCTGGAGCCGGAAAGGGTGTTGGCCAAGGAGAAGGTGAGAGTGGCATAGCAACCGCCCCGGCTGTAGCTCATTCTGCTGGTGGTGACAGCTACTCTGAAGCTGGCGGTGGTGGtaatggcggtggtggtggtgacgGTGGAAATGGAGGTGGTAATGGCGCTGGAGCTGGACAGGCCGCCAGCGATGACACTTCTGGGGGGAATGCAAGTGGAGGGGGTAGCGGCAACGGTGGTGGCCAGGGTGGAGGCGTAGCTCAAGGTCCGAGTATGGGAGTTGGTTCTGGCTCTGGCATTGGAGGCGGACGGACTGGTAGCACTGGCTCCTATGGGCAAGGCTATGCCGCTGGAACCGGTGCTGGAACGGGTGGTGGTGAAGGCGGCAGCAACAATGGTGGGTTCGGCGGCGGTGGAGGTAGCGGATCCGGGTCTGGCAGTGGCGGATACCCTTAA